ACAATGACAAGGCGTCATTTGCAGCTCAGCAACTCAGAGGTCCTGCATGTACGTGGTGTGATAATCACGTAGCTATGTTCCCTGCTGGCACTCGGTTttcttggaatgaattcaaggAAGCTTTCAGGGCACATCATATCCCTGCAGGAGTTATTCGAATGAAGCtcaatgaattcttggctctgaAACAGGGCAATAATACTGTGACACAATACGCTCAAGCTTTCAACACCTTGTCTCAATATGctagatatcatgtggaaacagATGAAAAGAAACAAGCATGCTTtaggcaggggcttagcagcaagctccaggagCGCTTGGTTATGTTCAAATTCAACACTTTTATTGAGTtggtcaatggggctatcaatCAAGAGGATGCCCGTATAGCTCACCAAgtagagaaaaagaggaaggcaccaaTGGGTGGGTCTTCTAGTCAGGCTAATCAGAGGTTTCGTCTAATTCAGGCCGGACCCCCTCATGCACCTTATCAGCATCGGCCGGTGTACCGACCAGTACAGTATCAGACCACATATCGGCCTCCGCAACAACAGTCAAGTTATAGGCCAACACAGTACCAGTCAGGATATAGACCACCTCAGTACCCACAGCCTCAAGGGGTAGCCAGATCTCCGGTGCCTCCGCAGAATGTGCAAAAATTGTGGGTGCAGCCGTAGGGTGTATGCCCTAATTTCCCTCCCTGTTACAACTGTGGTCAAGTTGGTCATTTTGCACGCGAATGCCGTATGCCACCTAAACAAGCTCAGGGTTCCAATCAGCACAATCAGAAGCCGaaagtggctcatttcaagccaGGACGCGTGCATTATACCACGCTAGAGGATGTTCCTGAGGGAGCTCAAGTGATGGAGGGTATGTTTTCAGTTCATAATCAACCTGTTACCGTATTATTTGATTCGGGTGCATCTCACACATTTATTAGCAAGGAGTGTGCCATTAGACTGGGACTGAAAATAGAGAGCATGTCCAAGACGTACCATATTCACTCACCTGGGGGAAAATTAATCACCAATCAATTTGTTAAGCAAGTACCCCTACAGTTGCAAGAGAAAACTTTTCCTACGGCCCTTATAATTCTACCAACTCAGAGTgtagatattatattgggcatgAACTTGATGGATGGTCGAGGAGTTCTTCTAGACACTACCTCATGATCTGTGCATATTAAATCTTCCATTCATGGTTCTATGACTTTGAATCTGGTGGACCATATACCTTCGACATCCACGGTGAATCAGGTTGAGGCCAAAAGTCTGGCTGGAATACCAGTGGTGTGTAAATAtccggatgtttttccggatgacttaccaggcatgccacctgaccgtaagatagagtttgccattgaattgcaaccggggaTGGCACCATGTAAAGACGACGCAACCTTCTTGCCCAAATATTTGTTTTAGTGCATGAATAACTTCGTCATACTTCCTAACAGAGCTGGGTGGCTAATAAACACAAAGAAAGGCAGAGTATCAGTTGTTCTGTAACCGTTAGTTTTCTGCTGAACATATCCACTTCAAGTTTGAACTGAATGATGCTATTTGTGCAGGACTACAACTTGTAGTATCAATACAAGCAACATATACGATAAATGTCCCAATTACAAGTTATTAGTTCACTGATATAAAGTAACTCTGAATGTGACATGTGCATTTATCATCATATTAACTGTAATTGTGCTCTTGTGTTCACGACATCAAATGGAGCTGTACACACAGCAATAGTCAAACGACCAAAATTTGTACATGAAAGCTTGATCTGTTGTATTTGATATGCTAGAATCCGCCATTCTATGCAGCTCTCTTTGTTTTATTAGCATCACAAGTTGCAAACAGGTTCTACTTCGTACTTCAGTTGTAACTATTTACAAACATAAAAAATAAGATAGTTTAGCAAGGTAAAAGTTAAGAAACTAACCATGTGTCCAGAATTCAGTTTGGCATTATCAGCAGCTGATTTGAAGAGAGATTCCTTCATACTCTCATACGCATGTAACTGTAAAAAAACGATCATGTTCTTTAACCATCAAAGCATACGTGGAAAAGAAACTGGGATATCTGTTCCCACATATCTAAAAACAAAAGTATTGTAACATATTGATGTTCCAATTCAGATTGAAGTGTGAAAAACATTTTGGGCATATATAATTTGAAGCTGCTTTCTTATCAATACCAAAATGCTCCCATAAGCCAAACCAGCTCAAGTCTATGTATGCAAGCATGTTCagttttatatctcacaaaaaaCCTAGGTGAACCTACAACAAATTTGACAGGAATCATTCTACAGAATAATGAATTGGCTGCCAATCTGcagtgttttggtgtgtttgctCACCTTGCGCCTCCTGTTTCATAGCCTTCTTGTTATCCTGGGATGATGGCGTGGCGAATGGTGTCGAGGTGTCTGCTGCAGCGGCAGCTGCATGGCATTGTGAGCTTGAGCTGCTTATCCCTGTCTCTGTTAGAGTCGCTGCTCTTCAGGGTCTTCTTCTTGGACGGCGGCTGGACATGCGTGGGGGGCCTCATCTTGGCGTTCCTGGCCTCTGCCTCCAGCAAGTGGGATGCAGACGCGGTGCCGAGCAGCTGGCGGGTGCGCTTCCGGGCCGCGACAGTCTCCGCGACGCAGCGCTTGGCCGGTCGTCTCGTCTTTGCGAGGACCCTGcggcatggcgccgccgccaatCTGCAGGATGGCCGCGCCGATCTGGAGGACACGCCACATGGGGGTACAACTTGCCTGCGACGAGGTCGCGCTGGGGCCGGGCCGCCCACGCAGAGCAGGAGGAGTGAGGCGGCGTGCGGGCCGCCCTCGTAGACGCCGGCGCCCGCGACGAGCTCGCCCCGGGCCGTCACGCATGCCGCCAGGGCTGGGCCTCGTCTGTGCCGTGGCCGCGTCGCCGgcaaggagctggaggaggaaggggaaggatggAGGCCGGGGGGCGGAGGTCGCGGCGACGGCTGGCGAAGCGGAGGCGATGAAAAGCTCCTTCGAGAAGCCGCGCCCAGGTGGCGGAGACCTTGACTGGACGATAGGAATCGGACGGCTGGTAATTAATGTAGACGTGGCCCAATGGTAAAGCTAAAATCGCCCCCCAATTAGGTCttttaaagatttcacactGCCTGAAATATTACGTAAACTGATTTGTGAACCTTCCTTGTGGAATACTACACCTATTTATGTTCTTTATACGTTGCCACGGAAATGCACACAATTGTTTTATGATAAACAACTGAATCTATATCATACAACATGACATAGTAGGAATGACACAAAGGCAGCGATGGTCATCTAAATAGTCAAAACAAAATTACCGAaccaagatcatcatatgacaTACCTTGTAGACCATACAAGCACCACCTTCTCCAATTAAATTATTGCCATTTATAGCGACTTCTAACTCAGATAAACTGAAATTTATAAATTCTGGAATGGAAATAACCACAGCATGTCGTTTAGAATATGAAGATGCAAAACTGCAATAGTAATATTCAATTTGAAGGAGCAAAAGTGGCAAATATTTTGATTGCTTTAAAAAAGGAAGCGATGAACGTTTATTAGGCTACTTTAGTTACTAGCATTTTAGTTGACAATTGCATTACTCTTGTGTGCAACATTGAAGCATGAGAGTAAAAATAGAGGACAATTTATCCAAGCCATCCTATAATTATACAGGTAGAAACATAAGAGCAAAACTATAGGGTAATTTTTATCACTAAATAGAATTTACACAAATACATAGTACTCAAGGTTGTCAACAAGATTGGATCCTAGATAGGATCATTCTTTTTTCTTGACAGGAACGAAGAATGATCCTATCATAttacgcaaaaaaaatttaatatgTAGTAAAATGCAAAGCCTATAATATTGGATTTGGTAATTTGATTGGATTTGTAAACATGGGTGGATTTATTCACATTGTTTTCAATCCAcattaatttaaaataatattcTATAACAGATCAATAGTTAAAAGGTTCTTCATATCAATCGACATGTGAAAGAGTAAAAGCATATAAGAATAAACTCACAACACTCAAATTCACATGGAAATTACCTGATTTCAGTTTAGTCTTATTAAAGTTTTTTATTACCAAAGATCAAATCAATCCCATGGGATCGTATAAAACTTTCATTAGGATCCTGCGAACCTTGGATTAATGCGAAGAAAGTACTCTAAAGCAAACATAACCCAAGATAAGACTAATTAAAGCATGCTTCTTGTAGGTTTCACATTATAAATGCATTGATAGGCGTCTACTATgtgcaaagttttttttttaagtcTACTATGTGCAAAGTTGTTCCATCAAAAAAGGGGGTGGAGctgtgtgggtgggtggggtTTTGAGAAGGGGGTGGTTGAATGGTTGGTCAACTCACGCACACAATCTAAGGTAACTATTATATGTAATTTTTATGTAGAAAAAATAAAAGTGATTTATGCTGAAACCCACTAAAGGAAGAAGCTAGCAGAAATACCATGTTACCTACTAAAGGAGCAAAGGAGGCATCATTTCCTGTTAGTACAATGTTTTCCTCACTGTTCAAATCAGACCTGCCATTATTACCATATATTGATAAGAAGCTATATTTTAGGTCGGTGAAAACTAAAAAAATGATTGATGCCACAAAGCATGCAAGTTATTATACGGTTAGTTCATCAACTTCAACATGACAACATCCAGTAGTGAATAAAGGATGGAAATTGATGAAAGACACAGGTGCATTTGGAAAAGGTTCCAGGTAGGGATATAAATGGTACAGATATTTCCTGACTGACCGTCCGACCGAGAGGGGCGGAATTCAGATATTTTTCTCGGATATCCGAGTACTGTTCCGTATATCGGATATTTAAATTGGATATTGCTTTCGGATATAATATCCGGCTAATATCGGATATCCGGCAAATATCGGATATCCAATCGTATAATCCCGATAGTCAATTCGGATACTAGATTCGGATAGTTGTATTATTCTAAATTTATGCATTAATAAAATTCTGATTTAGTGTCTAAATAACTACAACTAATTCAATTCTAATAAGAAAAGTataaattagtacaaaattctaaaaatataatctgTCTATTGGTACTATATTGGAGTTAAATCTTATTTATTCCTAGTTTGAGAATTAAACTTGAACTCTCGCAATAATTCAACAATAAAAAATAGTCTTGTTCcatcttctttaaaaaaaactcaatATCATATAATAATTTGAACTCTAGCAATAATTTCACTACTTCTATGTATTTATGCATGAAGTAATTTAGAATGTTAATATTGTGTAATTGAGTGCTCAAAATTGTATGCAATCTTTTGTTAATCTGGTTAATCAAGCATGATTTTAGTTTGAATCTAGCCTCCTTGAACAGGTGAATTGATTCGAGTGCTTGTTAAGTATCATCAATGTGATACATTATAATGTCGTGAATATTGAGTGTTTCCAATCTAAGCTATATTGCAATTTAGAATGTAATGTAATCGAATCTCTATCATCTACGTAGTAAGTTAGAAATGTCATGCAATTGTTTGTTAATTTGTTTTGTTAAGCATATCTAGTTAAAATTGGACTCCTAGGGTGTTTGAATGTAACAACACGTGTGATGAGTAAATGTTGCTTTTACTCGATATCCGAAGAAATATCTGTATCTGATATTAACCACATCTGGTTCGCTCTGTATTCATTACACATCTATTCGTATTCGTAACCGAAGCTAACCACATTTATATGTATCCGAGTCTATCCATGTTTGAATCCGAACCTTAtagaaaatatgaaaaaaatacaATATCAGTGATCCATCCATATCCGATCTGTTTACTTCCCTAGCTCCAGGGCAAGAAGTGTACATATCTTCTGTGCATATTCTTTTTAATTCTATCGAATAAGTTTTTGTAGATATATTGTAATGGTACAGTTTAATAGCTCAATGGATGATGACACAATGTGCGGAGGAAAAAAATTTAGTACCCAAATAGATAATGATTCAGTTAGTTTATAACCTACGTTGATCATGTCAGTCAGAGTTTATATGCCAGCGTAAGCCAtaatatcaaaaaaaaaaggtaactTCCAGTATGCTTTCTTAGTGCTCGCTCTATAGTCATGATATATATAAGGGCCTGTCATGTGATCATGACTGAAGGGAGTATCTAAAAACACACCATAATGGCTCTAACTAGGATGGGTACTCATCATGGCAGCATAATGCCCTTACACCATCAATTTATATTCTTACTTTATTTTTAATCAcaaaatttttatttatatgtCGTATTAGATTTGTTCTAAGTTAAACTTGGTTAACTTGACCAAGTCAACAGAAAAATTTATCAATACCTATACTACCCAACATGTGTACTAGAAACATATATTTCATTGTGTattcaatgaaacaaattttgTATTATAAATACTATTattcttttctataaatttggtcaaagttggctagatttgacttaggacaaacttaatgcgacatgtaaataaaaacaaagGAAATAATAAAAACTATTAAAGTAATACTTCCAGTCTCTTAGCACTAACAAGCCTGACCGGGGCGTAGCATGACCGCCATATGTACCTAGCATCTTCAGTTGATTGAATGTTAGATGATATGTCCGTCAGTCCTGGATCCTGAAATATGGAAAACAATTCAATTATTGTGGTGGCATTGTGAAGCTTTTACAAGAAGAAATGTGTCGTCATCTCTAATTATTTGGGTAAACTACAAACATAAAAAATAAGAgtttttgcttcttcttttttagaAAATGGAATAAGAGTTTTTGCTAAACTACAACTGTACCGCTTGCTGCTCCCGGGCCGGAGCATGACCGCCAGCCTGAATAGTCAGCAGCACGATGGTGGTGTGGGCGTTGATGGCGAAGGACGCCAGCATCACTTTGTTCAAGATGTCATCTTTGACCCGGCGCAGCTGCTTGGACAGGTCCCCGGCCGCGAAGACGCGGCGGATGCTGCTCCTCTCCTGGCAGGCCGTGACCAGCTCGAGGGCACGTTGCAGGGTCTCCTCCAGGTCCTCCAGCGCGCCGGCCATCGCCGGGCTGTCGGCCACCGTCCCCGTCTGCTGCAGCTGCGACAGAATTTCGCTGAACCTGAGCACCCTCTTTCTGATCTCGCGGCAATCCTCCACGATATGGCGAGCCCTGTCCACGGCGTCCTTGATCTTGAGCCCGATCTTGACGATCTTCTCCACGGTGGCCACCGGATCCATGGCGGATCCTTCCTGCCGCACGCAGCTGGCTGCACACAAGATCGAGCAGATC
The genomic region above belongs to Panicum virgatum strain AP13 chromosome 8N, P.virgatum_v5, whole genome shotgun sequence and contains:
- the LOC120685196 gene encoding uncharacterized protein LOC120685196; the encoded protein is MDPVATVEKIVKIGLKIKDAVDRARHIVEDCREIRKRVLRFSEILSQLQQTGTVADSPAMAGALEDLEETLQRALELVTACQERSSIRRVFAAGDLSKQLRRVKDDILNKVMLASFAINAHTTIVLLTIQAGGHAPAREQQADPGLTDISSNIQSTEDARSDLNSEENIVLTGNDASFAPLVGNMDHSSFLSRKKNDPI